A stretch of Aythya fuligula isolate bAytFul2 chromosome 1, bAytFul2.pri, whole genome shotgun sequence DNA encodes these proteins:
- the LOC116500797 gene encoding cystatin-A-like isoform X1: MLPATMVPGGLSETKSATPEVQHIVDQVKAEFERRENRTFDIFQAIVYRAQVVAGINYFIKVQISDFDTGYAHLRVFEALPQKKQGPSLVSYQTGKTRDDPLDYF, encoded by the exons ATGTTACCTGCCACAATGGTGCCTGGGGGCTTATCTGAAACTAAGTCTGCTACTCCAGAAGTCCAGCATATTGTTGACCAG gtgaaggcagaatttgaaagaagggaaaacagaacatttgaTATCTTTCAAGCCATAGTATATAGGGCTCAGGTGGTTGCTGGAATAAACTACTTCATTAAG GTCCAAATTTCTGATTTTGATACTGGCTACGCCCACTTAAGAGTGTTCGAAGCCCTTCCTCAAAAGAAACAAGGTCCCAGCCTTGTCAGTTATCAAACCGGCAAAACCAGAGATGATCCTCTGGACTACTTCTGA